A stretch of alpha proteobacterium HIMB59 DNA encodes these proteins:
- a CDS encoding transcriptional regulator NrdR (PFAM: ATP cone domain~TIGRFAM: transcriptional regulator NrdR), with protein sequence MKCPFCKEKETSVLDSRPTEDGGVIRRRRICGCERKERFTTFERVQFREFLVVKKNGEKSIFDRDKITKSVDLALRKRPVDIDTKEKLISKIVRDLEGMGENEISTNVIGEMVMQGLYTLDKVAYVRFASVYRDFRETKDFEQFLGSLNKE encoded by the coding sequence ATGAAATGCCCCTTCTGTAAAGAGAAAGAGACTTCGGTTTTAGACTCTCGCCCTACAGAAGACGGGGGTGTAATTAGAAGAAGAAGAATTTGTGGATGTGAGCGCAAAGAAAGATTCACCACTTTTGAAAGAGTTCAGTTTAGAGAATTTCTCGTTGTTAAAAAAAATGGTGAAAAATCTATTTTTGATAGAGATAAAATTACTAAATCAGTTGATTTGGCACTTAGAAAAAGACCTGTTGATATAGATACTAAAGAAAAACTTATATCAAAGATAGTTCGAGATCTTGAGGGTATGGGTGAAAATGAAATAAGTACAAACGTCATTGGTGAAATGGTGATGCAGGGTCTTTATACTTTAGATAAAGTTGCATATGTGCGATTTGCATCTGTTTATAGAGATTTCAGAGAGACAAAAGATTTTGAACAGTTTTTAGGTTCACTTAACAAAGAATAG
- a CDS encoding glycine hydroxymethyltransferase (PFAM: Serine hydroxymethyltransferase) → MTLNAQFFSSSLEQTDKDLFNSISQELSRQQNQIELIASENIVSKAVLEAQGSIMTNKYAEGYSAKRYYGGCEFVDIAENLAIERLKELYGCAYANVQPHSGAQANQAVFLALIKPGDTILGMSLDAGGHLTHGSRPNQSGKYFNAVQYGIDPTTSLIDYDEVEKLALEHKPSLIIAGGSAYPRNIDFKRFRDIADKVEAYLLVDMAHYSGLVAAKEYPDPVPHAHVVTSTTHKTIRGPRGGMILSNDIDLGKKFNSSVFPGLQGGPLMHVIAAKAVAFGEALQPDFKQYIQQVKKNASVLGEVLMANGIDIVTGGTDSHMVLVDLRSKNVTGKDAEESLERAGMTCNKNGVANDPNPPTITSGIRLGSPAATTRGFKEDEFRFIGEKISTIINTLSSSNSDISMIETSIKKEVEDLCSKYPIYNH, encoded by the coding sequence ATGACACTAAATGCACAATTTTTTTCTAGTAGCCTAGAACAAACTGATAAAGATTTATTTAACTCAATTTCCCAAGAGCTTAGCCGACAACAAAACCAAATTGAACTTATAGCATCAGAGAATATCGTATCGAAAGCTGTTCTTGAAGCTCAGGGTTCAATTATGACAAATAAGTATGCCGAAGGTTATAGTGCTAAAAGGTACTATGGTGGTTGTGAATTTGTAGATATAGCTGAAAACCTAGCTATCGAAAGGTTAAAAGAATTATACGGTTGTGCATATGCAAATGTTCAACCTCATTCCGGTGCACAAGCCAATCAGGCAGTTTTTCTAGCTCTTATTAAACCTGGAGATACTATTCTCGGAATGTCATTAGATGCTGGTGGTCATTTAACTCATGGTTCGCGCCCAAACCAATCTGGAAAATATTTTAATGCGGTCCAATACGGCATTGATCCAACTACTTCCCTCATTGATTATGATGAAGTAGAAAAGCTAGCACTAGAACATAAGCCTAGTTTGATTATTGCAGGTGGATCTGCTTATCCAAGAAATATTGATTTCAAACGTTTTAGAGATATAGCTGACAAAGTTGAAGCTTATCTATTAGTAGATATGGCTCATTACTCAGGACTAGTTGCAGCTAAAGAATATCCTGATCCTGTTCCACACGCTCATGTCGTAACTTCTACAACTCATAAAACTATTAGAGGTCCACGAGGTGGAATGATTTTATCTAACGATATAGATCTTGGTAAAAAATTTAACAGTTCAGTTTTTCCTGGCCTTCAAGGAGGTCCTCTGATGCACGTAATTGCTGCTAAGGCTGTTGCTTTTGGTGAGGCTCTTCAGCCAGACTTTAAACAATATATTCAACAAGTTAAAAAGAATGCTTCTGTTTTAGGTGAGGTTTTGATGGCCAATGGCATCGATATTGTCACTGGCGGTACAGACTCTCACATGGTTTTGGTTGATCTAAGATCAAAAAATGTGACTGGAAAAGATGCTGAAGAAAGCCTAGAGAGAGCAGGAATGACTTGTAATAAAAATGGTGTAGCCAATGACCCCAATCCTCCAACAATTACCTCGGGAATAAGACTAGGATCTCCTGCGGCTACAACAAGAGGTTTTAAAGAGGATGAATTCAGATTTATTGGTGAAAAGATATCTACAATTATTAACACTTTATCTTCTTCAAACTCGGATATTTCAATGATTGAAACTTCTATTAAGAAAGAAGTAGAAGATTTGTGCTCTAAATATCCAATTTATAATCATTAA
- a CDS encoding ribose-5-phosphate isomerase (PFAM: Ribose/Galactose Isomerase~TIGRFAM: ribose 5-phosphate isomerase B; sugar-phosphate isomerases, RpiB/LacA/LacB family): protein MRLFKKIKKVYIASDHAGYALKQVIVKEFLFKKGINFQDLGTNSEKSVDYPKFAKKLSQKINKTSMGILICGSGIGVSISANRHKHIRASLCHNVNSAKMTRKHNDSNVICLQGRPFVKKKIFAMLNAYFDTEFEEGRHTRRVEQL from the coding sequence GTGAGATTATTCAAAAAAATTAAAAAAGTATATATTGCCTCCGATCATGCTGGATACGCTTTAAAGCAAGTTATCGTTAAAGAATTTCTTTTCAAAAAGGGAATTAATTTTCAAGATTTAGGGACGAATTCTGAAAAATCTGTTGATTACCCTAAATTTGCAAAAAAATTATCCCAAAAGATCAATAAAACCTCAATGGGCATACTGATCTGTGGGTCTGGTATAGGAGTAAGCATAAGTGCAAATAGGCATAAACATATTCGTGCTTCCTTGTGTCATAATGTTAACTCTGCAAAAATGACCAGAAAACACAATGACTCTAATGTAATTTGTTTACAAGGAAGACCTTTTGTAAAAAAGAAAATTTTTGCTATGCTCAATGCCTATTTCGATACAGAATTTGAAGAAGGAAGACATACAAGGAGAGTAGAACAGTTATGA
- a CDS encoding DNA replication and repair protein RecO (PFAM: Recombination protein O C terminal; Recombination protein O N terminal~TIGRFAM: DNA repair protein RecO), whose protein sequence is MFKTSAIITKVENYKENHLLISVFSSEYGKKSLIVFGGKSKKKNTDFVKGLISEIEFNKENSCLNSSLIQSYNWFLFDKYRLKVIDYICFLINKLLFLEDRQSEILNTYQRLLISMNNNSNYLIDLIQLELEILKSSGYQPDLSDSVIKKVLGDGFSINRNSYDELLNYLKNNQDLQKVFSNFMEKVISRVLNNLNINLPFNRSEIIQKN, encoded by the coding sequence TTGTTTAAAACTTCCGCGATTATAACTAAAGTTGAAAACTACAAAGAAAATCATTTATTGATTTCTGTGTTCTCAAGTGAATATGGAAAGAAAAGTTTAATTGTCTTTGGTGGTAAATCGAAAAAAAAAAATACTGATTTTGTCAAAGGTCTAATATCAGAAATTGAATTTAATAAAGAAAATTCTTGTTTAAATTCTAGTTTAATTCAATCATACAATTGGTTTTTATTTGATAAATATAGACTGAAGGTTATCGATTATATCTGCTTCTTAATCAATAAACTTCTTTTCTTAGAAGATAGACAGTCTGAAATATTGAATACTTATCAGAGACTGCTTATTTCAATGAATAATAATTCTAATTATTTGATCGATTTAATTCAATTAGAATTAGAAATTTTAAAATCTTCAGGATATCAACCCGACTTAAGCGATAGTGTTATCAAAAAAGTTCTTGGTGATGGTTTTTCAATAAACCGAAATTCTTATGATGAGTTATTAAATTATCTAAAAAATAATCAGGATTTACAAAAAGTCTTCTCTAATTTCATGGAAAAGGTGATATCGCGAGTATTGAATAATTTAAATATTAATTTACCTTTTAATCGCAGTGAGATTATTCAAAAAAATTAA
- a CDS encoding double-stranded RNA-binding protein,RNase3-like protein (PFAM: RNase3 domain; Double-stranded RNA binding motif) has product MNKTDIFKIIKSIKGYQTSLKHDSYDKRQKNSNKPFQKYEFLGDRVLGLVISEYLINNFSKSSLDEISRRFIHLVNTSMLAKIFKKHDLIEIFKHQLDPKTSKSSIYADALESLIGFIYINKDLNFTKQFIYLLWNDELNTLPLKDPKTYIQEYSQKKNKMIPQYKLINELGTKHRPKFLVELKIDDLIVEGEGISKQKAEIAAAKKMIKLIDSK; this is encoded by the coding sequence TTGAATAAGACAGATATTTTTAAAATTATTAAAAGCATAAAAGGCTATCAGACTAGTCTAAAACACGATAGCTATGACAAACGTCAAAAAAATTCAAATAAGCCATTTCAGAAATATGAATTTTTAGGTGACCGTGTACTTGGACTAGTGATTTCAGAGTACTTGATAAATAATTTTTCTAAAAGCTCTTTAGATGAAATTTCTAGAAGATTTATACATCTCGTAAATACAAGTATGCTCGCTAAAATTTTTAAAAAACATGATCTAATAGAAATTTTTAAACACCAATTAGATCCTAAAACCAGTAAAAGCTCAATTTATGCCGATGCATTAGAGTCATTAATTGGTTTTATATACATCAATAAAGATCTCAATTTTACAAAACAATTTATTTATTTACTTTGGAATGATGAGCTAAATACTCTTCCTCTCAAAGATCCAAAAACTTATATTCAAGAGTATAGCCAAAAGAAAAATAAAATGATTCCTCAATATAAATTAATTAATGAACTTGGAACAAAGCATAGACCAAAATTTTTGGTTGAATTAAAAATAGATGATTTGATTGTTGAAGGCGAGGGTATTTCAAAGCAAAAAGCAGAAATAGCTGCTGCTAAAAAAATGATTAAACTGATCGACTCAAAATAG
- a CDS encoding signal peptidase I (PFAM: Peptidase S24-like~TIGRFAM: signal peptidase I, bacterial type) — translation MKKLKSSFVNNIKALLWALLIAGVIRTFAIEPFKIPSGSMKPNLLVGDFLFVSKWDYGYSRYSFPFGLAPFSGKIMEKNPSRGDIIVFKLPGQENINYVKRLVGLPGEIIKVEDGLIYLKKVGSDNFEVIEQIDDGLFFDDQYQANINQLVESDYKILNLTDSGPLDYTPEYKIPKNKFFFMGDNRDNSSDSRVMSGVGFVPKENIIGKVWFIWFSVDTDFSLNRFWTLPLHIRYDRLFNTVK, via the coding sequence TTGAAAAAACTTAAATCATCATTTGTAAATAATATTAAAGCTTTACTATGGGCTTTATTAATTGCTGGAGTTATTAGAACTTTTGCGATTGAGCCTTTTAAAATACCCTCAGGTTCAATGAAACCAAACTTATTAGTCGGTGATTTTTTATTTGTTTCCAAATGGGATTATGGTTATTCAAGATATTCATTTCCTTTTGGATTAGCTCCATTTTCAGGAAAAATTATGGAAAAGAACCCAAGTAGAGGAGACATCATCGTTTTTAAATTGCCTGGCCAAGAAAACATTAATTACGTAAAAAGATTGGTAGGTTTGCCCGGCGAAATAATTAAAGTTGAAGATGGCTTAATTTATTTAAAGAAAGTAGGCTCAGATAATTTTGAGGTTATTGAACAAATTGATGATGGTTTATTTTTTGATGATCAATACCAAGCCAACATTAATCAACTTGTTGAAAGTGACTACAAAATTTTGAATTTAACCGATAGTGGACCTCTTGATTACACCCCAGAGTATAAAATACCAAAAAATAAATTTTTCTTCATGGGTGATAATCGTGATAATTCCTCAGATAGTCGTGTTATGAGCGGGGTAGGTTTTGTTCCAAAAGAAAATATCATTGGAAAAGTATGGTTTATCTGGTTTTCAGTTGACACAGATTTTAGCCTAAATAGATTTTGGACCCTGCCATTACACATAAGATATGATAGGTTATTTAATACCGTCAAATAG
- a CDS encoding phosphopantetheine--protein transferase (TIGRFAM: phosphopantetheine--protein transferase domain; holo-[acyl-carrier-protein] synthase), translating into MIIGHGIDLLEIKRVSDIYQKFNDTFVYKYFALDKIDKITPKILSNNFAIKEAFSKSLGLGFRAPCFPKDISVQRDKMGKPEIFPKNELNEYMKEKFGNFLIHVSLSDTKKYSIASVIIEKT; encoded by the coding sequence ATGATTATAGGACATGGTATTGATTTATTAGAAATAAAGAGAGTTTCAGATATCTATCAAAAATTTAATGATACATTCGTGTATAAATATTTTGCTTTAGATAAAATCGATAAAATAACACCAAAAATATTATCAAATAATTTTGCTATAAAAGAAGCATTTTCAAAGTCATTGGGACTAGGGTTTAGAGCACCATGCTTTCCAAAAGACATCTCTGTCCAAAGAGACAAAATGGGTAAACCTGAAATTTTTCCAAAAAATGAGTTAAATGAATATATGAAAGAAAAATTTGGCAATTTTCTTATTCATGTTAGCTTATCTGATACAAAAAAATATTCGATTGCGTCGGTTATAATTGAAAAAACTTAA
- a CDS encoding pyridoxine 5''-phosphate synthase (PFAM: Pyridoxal phosphate biosynthesis protein PdxJ~TIGRFAM: pyridoxine 5'-phosphate synthase) — protein MKLGVNIDHIATLRNARGQDNPSILRALKVCEKVKVDTLTVHLREDRRHINDSDLKLLKKHSKLPINLEMALTNEMILISKKIKPKFICLVPEKRNEITTEGGLNLEKISKNKLKSLLSICHSNSIELSAFINPNKKAIDLAKKLQFQTVELHTGSLDKIKINNKDKEKINRMINYAYSIDLKVNIGHGLNFSNIKFIKNRKKIDTVHIGHFIISESIFLSLHETIKKFQRII, from the coding sequence ATGAAACTAGGTGTAAATATAGATCATATTGCAACTCTTAGAAATGCTAGAGGTCAAGACAATCCGAGTATTTTAAGAGCTTTAAAGGTTTGCGAAAAAGTTAAAGTTGATACTTTAACCGTTCATTTAAGAGAAGATAGAAGACATATTAACGATAGTGATCTTAAATTATTAAAAAAACACTCGAAATTACCAATTAATTTAGAAATGGCCTTAACTAATGAAATGATTTTAATTTCAAAAAAAATAAAACCAAAATTTATTTGTTTAGTTCCTGAGAAACGTAATGAAATCACTACTGAAGGTGGGTTAAACCTAGAAAAAATTTCAAAAAATAAATTAAAATCACTTTTATCGATCTGCCATTCTAATAGCATTGAGCTTAGTGCTTTTATCAATCCTAATAAAAAAGCAATTGATTTAGCAAAAAAATTACAATTTCAAACAGTTGAACTTCACACAGGATCTCTAGATAAAATTAAAATTAATAATAAAGATAAAGAGAAAATAAATCGCATGATTAATTATGCATATAGTATTGATTTAAAAGTTAATATTGGTCATGGTTTAAATTTCTCAAATATTAAGTTTATTAAAAATAGAAAAAAAATAGATACTGTTCATATTGGACATTTTATTATTTCGGAGTCTATTTTTTTATCACTTCATGAGACAATAAAAAAATTTCAAAGAATTATTTAA
- a CDS encoding (p)ppGpp synthetase, RelA/SpoT family (PFAM: HD domain; ACT domain; TGS domain; Region found in RelA / SpoT proteins~TIGRFAM: (p)ppGpp synthetase, RelA/SpoT family) has protein sequence MFQSSYFSENFSDFKSALQSYDKNFNEKLFIKAIEVAETSHKDQFRASGDPYIVHPYEVCKSLIELKLDTETVITGLLHDVIEDTEYSKEQLNEIFGKSIASLVDGLTKIDFLEEKKITRSEKEAENFRKLLISTAKDIRVLIIKLADRLHNIKTIHFFKDVEKRKRVSNETLLIYAPLAERLGFENWKSILENISFKNLHPDIYNRINDKIDNTFKNLESSFRELENIINSFIFKENIQVEIHYRKKAPYSIWKKINKRNSDLNSISDIAAVRIITKSTRDCYKVLGIIHRNFSAKVGRTKDYISNPKPNGYRSIHTDIIFNNKVFEIQIRSRAMHMIAENGIAAHWRYKYLNKDQNDQNMYAWLRDAVNYVEEKNERHLILNKTSQQFFDEQIYVFSPKGELYTLPVDSTPVDFAYTIHTDIGDRCSGAKVNGQDVPLKTKLSSGDQVEIVLNDKTTISPLWIRFVKKEKVREKIRHFFRSKRRREFEKLGKDILKYLAKLKNINETDNLYTKILSHTDFKYQNKLFENVGRGFLSRKDLNDLFKDLENSFVKKLFAKDPNPRINVSKYENGIAVNYATCCSPINGDNIISVMSYGRGLVVHNTICDSLGYYHKDNFYRSNWGNGNLNKDFSTRIEIIIKNQPGALFSITSIFDKHHINIENIRIAERSKKNYTFLIDIKIEDSEKLKFLLAEMKTLSQVEKVKRQSLTY, from the coding sequence ATGTTTCAATCAAGCTATTTTAGTGAAAATTTCTCTGATTTTAAATCAGCACTTCAGTCCTATGATAAAAATTTTAATGAAAAACTTTTTATTAAGGCTATTGAGGTAGCCGAGACCTCTCATAAAGATCAGTTTCGTGCTTCAGGTGATCCATATATCGTTCACCCTTATGAAGTTTGTAAATCATTAATTGAGTTGAAGCTTGATACTGAAACAGTTATTACAGGTTTACTACACGACGTAATTGAAGATACGGAGTATTCCAAAGAACAGCTTAATGAAATTTTTGGAAAATCTATAGCCAGTTTAGTTGATGGCTTAACCAAAATTGATTTTTTAGAAGAAAAAAAAATTACACGATCGGAAAAAGAGGCAGAAAATTTTCGAAAATTATTAATTTCAACAGCAAAAGATATCAGAGTTTTAATAATTAAATTAGCTGATCGATTGCATAACATAAAAACCATTCATTTTTTTAAAGATGTCGAAAAAAGAAAAAGAGTAAGTAATGAAACTCTCTTAATATATGCACCATTGGCAGAAAGATTAGGTTTTGAAAACTGGAAATCTATTTTAGAAAACATATCCTTTAAAAATCTCCACCCAGATATCTATAATCGTATTAATGACAAGATTGATAATACATTTAAAAATTTAGAGAGTTCTTTTCGCGAATTAGAAAATATTATCAATAGTTTTATTTTTAAGGAAAATATACAAGTAGAGATTCACTATAGAAAAAAAGCACCATATTCGATTTGGAAAAAAATTAATAAAAGAAATTCAGATCTTAATTCTATCTCTGATATAGCTGCAGTTCGCATTATCACTAAATCAACAAGAGATTGTTATAAAGTTTTAGGAATAATACACCGTAATTTTTCAGCTAAAGTAGGAAGAACTAAAGATTACATTTCAAATCCCAAACCAAATGGTTATCGATCAATTCATACTGATATTATTTTTAATAATAAAGTATTCGAAATTCAAATTAGATCCAGAGCTATGCACATGATTGCCGAAAATGGTATCGCTGCTCATTGGAGGTATAAATACTTAAACAAAGATCAAAACGATCAAAATATGTACGCATGGCTTAGAGATGCAGTAAATTATGTTGAAGAAAAAAATGAACGCCATTTGATTTTAAATAAAACTAGCCAACAATTCTTTGATGAACAAATCTATGTTTTTTCCCCCAAAGGGGAACTATACACATTACCCGTAGACTCAACCCCCGTAGATTTTGCGTATACTATCCATACAGATATTGGTGACCGGTGTTCTGGAGCTAAAGTTAACGGTCAAGATGTTCCACTTAAAACTAAACTTTCAAGTGGTGACCAAGTTGAAATTGTATTAAATGATAAAACTACCATCTCACCTTTATGGATTAGGTTTGTAAAAAAAGAAAAAGTCCGAGAAAAGATTAGACATTTTTTTAGATCAAAAAGAAGAAGAGAGTTTGAAAAACTTGGTAAAGATATTTTAAAATATCTAGCTAAATTAAAAAATATTAATGAAACTGACAATCTTTACACAAAAATACTAAGTCATACTGATTTCAAATATCAAAATAAACTTTTTGAAAATGTTGGTCGAGGATTTTTGTCTCGTAAAGATCTAAATGATTTATTTAAAGATTTGGAAAATAGTTTTGTTAAAAAGCTATTTGCCAAAGATCCTAATCCTAGAATAAATGTAAGTAAGTATGAAAATGGAATTGCTGTAAATTATGCTACATGCTGTTCTCCAATAAATGGAGATAATATTATTTCTGTAATGTCCTATGGAAGAGGTTTGGTGGTTCACAACACAATATGTGATAGTTTAGGCTATTATCATAAAGACAACTTTTATAGGTCTAACTGGGGTAATGGCAACTTAAACAAAGATTTTAGTACAAGAATAGAAATCATTATAAAAAACCAGCCTGGGGCTTTATTTAGTATTACCTCTATCTTTGATAAACACCATATTAATATAGAAAATATAAGAATTGCTGAAAGATCTAAAAAAAATTATACCTTTCTCATAGATATAAAAATTGAAGACTCTGAAAAATTAAAATTTCTCTTGGCTGAAATGAAAACTCTTAGTCAAGTTGAAAAGGTAAAAAGACAGTCATTAACTTACTAA
- a CDS encoding DNA-directed RNA polymerase, omega subunit (PFAM: RNA polymerase Rpb6~TIGRFAM: DNA-directed RNA polymerase, omega subunit): MARVTVEDCIKNVDSLFDLVLLASHRAKVLNAGNEAQVPLDNDKSTVIALREIAEEKISVNDVKEDIIKSYQLVQEKEEENEDHLLED; the protein is encoded by the coding sequence ATGGCAAGAGTTACAGTAGAAGATTGTATTAAAAATGTAGATAGCCTATTTGATTTAGTGCTATTAGCATCACATAGAGCAAAAGTCCTCAACGCAGGAAATGAAGCTCAAGTTCCTTTAGATAATGATAAAAGCACAGTAATCGCGCTTAGAGAGATTGCTGAGGAGAAAATTAGCGTTAATGATGTCAAAGAAGACATTATTAAGAGCTACCAACTTGTTCAGGAAAAAGAAGAAGAAAACGAAGATCATCTTCTTGAAGATTAA
- a CDS encoding SsrA-binding protein (PFAM: SmpB protein~TIGRFAM: SsrA-binding protein) codes for MSILNRRAKFDYEIKETYIAGLVLESNEVKPLRQGKASIQSSFINEQKGEIYINNFEIISVQKNFDGKKKVRSVKKLLLNKREIKKILGLLTTKGYTAVPMEIFFNEKGLAKVKFGVGIGKKKFDKRETIKQREWSRKKERLLRK; via the coding sequence TTGTCTATTTTAAATCGTAGAGCAAAATTTGATTATGAAATCAAAGAGACTTATATTGCTGGATTGGTTTTAGAGAGTAATGAGGTTAAACCTCTAAGACAGGGTAAAGCTTCTATTCAATCAAGTTTTATAAATGAGCAAAAGGGAGAAATTTATATTAACAATTTTGAAATCATATCTGTTCAAAAAAATTTTGATGGTAAAAAAAAGGTCAGATCTGTCAAAAAACTACTTTTAAATAAAAGAGAAATTAAAAAAATTTTAGGTTTACTAACCACTAAAGGATATACGGCCGTTCCTATGGAGATTTTTTTTAATGAAAAAGGACTGGCAAAGGTAAAATTTGGTGTCGGCATAGGTAAGAAAAAATTTGATAAAAGAGAGACAATCAAACAAAGGGAGTGGAGCCGTAAAAAAGAGCGATTATTAAGAAAATAA